The following proteins come from a genomic window of Aquimarina sp. MAR_2010_214:
- a CDS encoding head GIN domain-containing protein, which produces MNLSIRLKKQNVRLNMSKSFLQYIMVRCIGIWVVLFLFGCDSENASDCFQRTGTIVRKEIEVADFTRILVNPNIELIIKEGATTSVIIETGDNLLNEVSAIVEDDRLVLSNTNDCAFFRDSNQTKIFVTAPNINEVRSGTQFDISSDGVLRYASLTLLSEDFGENTETTTGTFHIQIDNESVSVVGNNIASFFVEGKTKLLNVNFASGTGRFEGANLVAENVQIFHRGTNKIIVNPQQSITGEIRSTGDVISVNRPSVIEVEEFFTGKLIFQ; this is translated from the coding sequence ATGAATCTTAGTATACGTTTAAAAAAACAAAATGTTAGACTTAACATGTCGAAGTCTTTTTTACAATATATAATGGTAAGATGCATTGGGATATGGGTAGTATTATTTTTGTTTGGCTGTGATTCTGAAAATGCGTCAGATTGTTTTCAAAGAACAGGAACAATAGTTAGAAAAGAAATTGAAGTTGCTGATTTTACGCGTATTTTGGTGAATCCAAATATAGAACTAATCATAAAGGAAGGAGCGACTACTTCAGTAATTATTGAAACAGGAGATAACCTGCTAAACGAAGTTTCAGCAATAGTCGAAGATGACCGTTTAGTACTTAGTAATACCAATGATTGTGCATTTTTTCGAGATTCTAATCAAACTAAGATTTTTGTTACTGCTCCTAATATCAATGAAGTAAGAAGTGGAACACAATTCGATATCTCCTCTGATGGAGTCTTAAGATATGCTTCATTAACATTATTATCCGAAGATTTTGGTGAGAATACCGAAACTACGACCGGAACATTTCATATACAAATCGATAATGAATCTGTATCAGTTGTTGGCAATAATATTGCTTCATTTTTTGTAGAAGGAAAAACAAAATTATTAAATGTCAATTTTGCTTCGGGAACCGGAAGATTTGAAGGAGCTAATTTAGTAGCTGAGAATGTTCAAATTTTTCATAGAGGAACCAATAAAATTATAGTAAACCCCCAACAATCAATTACAGGAGAGATACGAAGTACAGGAGATGTAATTTCGGTGAATAGACCTTCAGTTATTGAAGTGGAAGAGTTTTTTACAGGGAAACTTATATTTCAATAA
- a CDS encoding Lrp/AsnC family transcriptional regulator gives MEQLDHTDITILRILQEDSKKTAKEIAKILNITASPVYERIRRLEKQGYIKKYVAILDKELIDRAITTICQVSMRYHNEAFIEKFEKQIQNLQEVQECYHMAGQVDFVLKIHTKSLEEYHDFVKTKLSKIENIGVLNSTFVLKEIKHTSEFYI, from the coding sequence ATGGAACAATTAGATCATACAGACATTACTATCCTTAGAATTCTGCAAGAAGATTCTAAAAAAACAGCAAAAGAGATTGCCAAAATCCTTAACATTACTGCTTCTCCTGTATATGAACGAATACGACGATTAGAAAAACAAGGCTATATTAAAAAGTATGTTGCCATCTTAGATAAGGAATTAATCGATCGAGCTATCACTACAATTTGTCAGGTTTCTATGCGCTATCACAATGAAGCTTTTATAGAAAAATTTGAAAAGCAAATCCAAAATCTGCAAGAAGTGCAAGAATGTTACCATATGGCAGGACAGGTAGATTTTGTTTTAAAAATTCATACCAAAAGTCTGGAAGAGTATCATGATTTTGTAAAAACAAAACTCTCCAAAATTGAAAATATCGGTGTCTTAAATAGCACTTTTGTTCTTAAAGAGATAAAACACACATCAGAGTTTTATATTTGA
- a CDS encoding response regulator translates to MKKIDIACIIDDDPIFVFGIKKIMELVDFCNGFMVFRNGEEALNNLKAIISANEKLPDVILLDLNMPVLDGIQFLEEFIKVPCEKKIIIYVVSSSVDPEDILRAKSFENVSDYIVKPISVKKLKEILSYIEKANHCQ, encoded by the coding sequence ATGAAAAAAATTGATATAGCTTGTATTATTGATGATGATCCAATTTTTGTATTTGGGATTAAAAAAATAATGGAACTTGTTGATTTTTGCAATGGTTTTATGGTTTTCCGAAATGGAGAAGAAGCCTTAAATAATCTAAAAGCAATTATTTCAGCAAATGAAAAATTACCAGATGTCATTTTGTTAGATCTAAATATGCCAGTACTTGACGGGATACAGTTTTTGGAAGAATTTATAAAAGTTCCTTGTGAGAAGAAAATAATTATTTATGTTGTTTCTTCATCCGTTGATCCAGAAGATATCCTAAGGGCTAAATCTTTTGAGAATGTAAGTGATTATATTGTTAAACCTATTTCTGTAAAAAAACTCAAAGAGATATTAAGCTATATAGAAAAAGCCAATCATTGTCAATAA
- a CDS encoding PAS domain S-box protein — MIRNQFDKTQDVENVEENYLKEELYALIKKDDYIFDFIQKSSLDGLWFWDLDNPENEWMNSKFWTTLGYDPDEMPHSASAWQDIINKEDLEVVFLNFTKHCKDPLHPYDQIVRYKHKLGHTVWVHCRGLAIRDRNGKPVRMLGAHTDITKLKKVEIQLQRQVERYQHIIEGTHLGTWEWNIKTGETIFNERWANITGYTLLELEPVSINTWLEASHPDDLEKSNQLLQDHFSGKTPFYECEARMKHKNGEWIWVLDRGKVVSWDSEGNPEWMIGSHQEITKSKKDLEKNKLFIQQAPSAIAMFDTDMCYLAVSQKWYEDYNITDDDIIGKSHYDIFPEIGEKWKDDHKRCLNGEVLKSEEDSFERVDGSIQWLTWELRPWYTDENKIGGILMHTADITRAKKAEISLRISEEMFRRNFENAAIGMVMLDQKGHFTKVNYKLCEILGYSNKELIKLAFKDILHPDDLAISNTSFQKLFRGEILYSNMEERCFHKDGHIVYINLSVSVIKGESDKPTYFIAQIADISHKIIARQKLQNTVGELKSIIDDISQVIIIGTDKNGLVTTFNKGAENLLGYTKDEVLLKEFPSRFLQKEELEKRGKELSLLLGREITGFEYFIALLEKEEYDAREWTHVRKDGTCFPVQITVSPIKENNEITGYLGVAVDISEIKKAEKDLKLWLTVAEDQNKRLRNFAHIVSHNLKSHSGNFEMLLDLFIQENPEIEENEIIQLFKTASENLSETIVHLNEVVLMNTSVDENLIGLNLHEAINKAIESVSAIAIETNVVINNIVESDVNILGIPAYLDSILLNFITNGIKYGSEERDSYINLRATIEREFVVLSIEDNGLGIDLKKHQAKLFGMYKTFHNNKEARGIGLFITKNQVEAIGGKIEVESIVNKGTTFKIYMKHEKN, encoded by the coding sequence ATGATTCGAAATCAGTTTGATAAGACTCAAGATGTTGAGAATGTAGAAGAAAATTATCTTAAAGAAGAACTGTATGCTCTGATTAAGAAAGACGATTATATTTTTGATTTTATACAAAAATCCAGTCTCGATGGACTTTGGTTTTGGGATTTGGATAATCCCGAAAATGAGTGGATGAACTCTAAGTTTTGGACCACTCTGGGATATGATCCAGATGAGATGCCACATAGTGCTTCTGCCTGGCAGGACATTATAAATAAAGAGGATTTAGAAGTAGTATTCCTTAATTTTACAAAACATTGTAAAGACCCTTTGCATCCATATGATCAAATCGTAAGATATAAACATAAACTAGGACATACTGTATGGGTACACTGTAGAGGATTAGCGATACGTGATCGTAACGGTAAACCAGTACGAATGCTGGGAGCTCATACTGACATTACTAAATTAAAAAAAGTAGAAATACAACTGCAAAGGCAGGTAGAACGTTATCAGCATATTATTGAAGGTACACATCTGGGAACTTGGGAGTGGAATATAAAAACAGGAGAAACCATATTTAACGAGAGGTGGGCTAATATAACAGGGTATACTCTTTTAGAATTAGAACCCGTTTCTATCAATACATGGTTAGAAGCTTCACATCCTGATGATCTCGAGAAATCTAATCAACTGTTACAAGATCATTTTTCTGGAAAAACACCTTTTTATGAATGTGAGGCTCGAATGAAGCATAAAAATGGAGAATGGATATGGGTTCTGGATCGGGGAAAAGTAGTAAGTTGGGACTCAGAAGGAAATCCAGAATGGATGATTGGTTCTCATCAAGAAATTACTAAGAGTAAGAAAGATCTAGAAAAAAATAAATTATTTATACAACAGGCTCCAAGTGCTATAGCAATGTTTGACACTGATATGTGCTACTTGGCAGTTTCTCAAAAATGGTATGAAGATTATAATATTACCGATGATGATATTATAGGTAAATCACATTATGACATTTTCCCTGAAATAGGTGAAAAATGGAAAGACGATCATAAAAGATGCCTTAATGGAGAAGTACTAAAAAGTGAAGAAGATAGTTTTGAGAGAGTAGATGGGTCTATACAGTGGCTCACCTGGGAGCTGAGACCGTGGTATACCGATGAAAATAAAATAGGCGGTATCTTAATGCATACCGCAGATATTACAAGAGCTAAAAAAGCAGAAATTAGCCTTCGCATTAGTGAAGAAATGTTTAGAAGAAATTTTGAAAATGCCGCAATAGGAATGGTCATGTTAGATCAAAAAGGTCATTTTACGAAAGTAAATTATAAACTATGCGAGATTCTTGGATATTCTAATAAAGAATTAATAAAACTGGCTTTTAAAGATATTCTTCATCCAGATGATTTAGCAATTAGTAATACATCATTTCAAAAACTTTTTAGAGGAGAAATCTTATACAGCAATATGGAAGAAAGATGCTTTCATAAGGATGGTCATATTGTATATATTAATCTTTCGGTTTCGGTTATTAAAGGAGAAAGTGATAAACCTACATACTTTATTGCTCAAATTGCAGATATAAGTCATAAAATTATTGCCAGGCAGAAACTACAGAATACAGTTGGTGAACTAAAAAGTATAATCGATGATATAAGTCAAGTAATTATAATAGGTACAGATAAGAATGGTTTGGTGACTACATTTAATAAAGGAGCAGAAAATTTATTAGGATATACTAAAGATGAAGTACTATTAAAAGAATTCCCTTCAAGGTTTCTTCAAAAAGAAGAATTGGAAAAAAGAGGAAAAGAACTATCATTGTTGCTTGGTAGAGAAATAACAGGTTTTGAGTATTTTATAGCATTGTTGGAGAAAGAGGAATATGATGCCAGAGAATGGACACATGTAAGAAAAGACGGGACTTGTTTTCCTGTTCAGATAACAGTGTCGCCAATAAAAGAGAATAATGAAATTACTGGGTACTTGGGGGTTGCGGTGGATATTAGTGAAATCAAAAAAGCAGAAAAAGATTTAAAATTATGGTTAACTGTTGCAGAAGATCAAAATAAAAGACTACGTAATTTTGCACATATAGTTTCGCATAATCTAAAATCACATTCTGGGAATTTTGAAATGTTATTGGATTTGTTTATTCAAGAAAATCCAGAGATAGAGGAGAATGAAATTATTCAACTTTTTAAAACAGCATCCGAAAACCTTTCTGAAACCATTGTGCATTTAAATGAAGTGGTCTTAATGAACACTTCTGTTGATGAGAATTTGATTGGGTTAAATTTACATGAAGCAATTAATAAAGCTATTGAAAGTGTTTCTGCTATCGCAATAGAGACAAATGTTGTTATTAATAATATCGTCGAGTCTGATGTGAATATTTTAGGAATACCTGCTTATTTGGATAGTATTTTACTGAATTTTATTACCAACGGAATAAAATATGGCTCTGAAGAAAGAGATAGTTATATTAATTTGAGAGCGACTATAGAAAGAGAATTTGTGGTATTAAGTATTGAAGATAATGGACTAGGAATTGACCTAAAAAAACACCAGGCTAAACTATTTGGAATGTATAAGACTTTTCATAATAATAAAGAAGCCAGAGGTATAGGGCTATTTATTACCAAGAATCAGGTAGAAGCTATTGGAGGTAAAATTGAAGTAGAAAGTATTGTAAATAAAGGAACAACTTTTAAAATTTATATGAAACATGAAAAAAATTGA
- the gldA gene encoding gliding motility-associated ABC transporter ATP-binding subunit GldA gives MSISVSNISKLYNDQKALNAISFTIKQGEIVGFLGPNGAGKSTMMKILTTYLDPSEGSAVVNNFDIDSQAIDVQKSIGYLPEHNPLYIEMYVREYLVFNARVYKISKSRIEEVIKLTGLTPEANKKISQLSKGYRQRVGLACALLHDPQVLILDEPTTGLDPNQLVEIRELIKTIGKEKTVFLSTHIMQEVEAMCDRVIIINKGEIVADKYLSEILDETEQIIEVEFDYRVEEAFLQKLSNASDVKNTHGFVYQITFDTKTDMRPIVFDFAHDNKLKILQLSRKNKNLESLFRELTHPS, from the coding sequence ATGTCAATTTCGGTATCTAATATTTCTAAGCTTTATAATGATCAAAAAGCACTTAATGCTATTTCTTTTACCATAAAACAAGGTGAGATTGTTGGTTTTTTAGGCCCCAATGGAGCAGGTAAATCAACCATGATGAAAATTCTAACAACATACCTTGATCCTTCTGAAGGTTCTGCCGTTGTTAATAATTTTGACATTGATTCTCAAGCCATTGACGTACAAAAAAGCATAGGATACCTTCCTGAACATAACCCTTTATACATAGAAATGTATGTGCGAGAGTATTTAGTATTTAATGCTCGTGTATATAAGATTTCTAAATCCAGAATTGAAGAAGTAATCAAATTAACGGGATTAACTCCAGAGGCCAATAAAAAAATCAGCCAACTTTCTAAAGGATATCGTCAGCGAGTTGGTTTAGCATGTGCATTGCTCCATGATCCTCAAGTTTTAATATTAGATGAACCTACAACAGGATTAGATCCCAATCAATTAGTAGAGATTAGAGAGCTAATAAAAACAATTGGTAAAGAAAAAACAGTTTTCTTATCTACTCATATAATGCAAGAAGTTGAAGCAATGTGTGATCGGGTTATTATCATTAATAAAGGAGAAATTGTTGCTGACAAATATTTATCTGAAATCTTAGATGAAACCGAGCAGATTATCGAAGTAGAGTTTGATTATCGTGTAGAAGAAGCTTTTTTACAAAAACTATCTAATGCAAGTGATGTAAAAAACACTCATGGATTTGTCTACCAAATTACTTTTGATACCAAAACAGATATGCGCCCTATAGTTTTTGATTTTGCCCATGATAATAAGCTGAAAATATTACAACTATCCCGAAAAAACAAAAACCTAGAAAGTCTATTTAGAGAACTAACTCATCCTTCTTAG
- a CDS encoding NAD-dependent epimerase/dehydratase family protein, whose product MKTVVLIIGANGQLGSVLTESLKQKFGNSNVIASDLRSREGYEGSFEIIDATDINRIEEVVVQYKVTQIYHLAAILSAKGEETPLRTWDINMQTLFNVLEVSRKHNIDRVFFPSSIAVFGEGAPLENTPNNAYLDPATVYGISKAAGENWAQYYFLRYGLDVRSIRYPGVIGYQSLPGGGTTDYAVDIYHKAVLEQDFNCFLKENATLPMIFMEDAIRATIELMDAPKEDIHTRTSYNIAGISFSPAEVVTEIRKLYPDFKVRYEPDFRQEIAARWPNSIDDSAAAKDWGWKPKYDLKLITTTMIQKLKEKYRKGSKNQAALML is encoded by the coding sequence ATGAAAACGGTTGTTTTAATAATAGGAGCGAATGGTCAATTAGGATCTGTGCTAACAGAATCTCTTAAGCAGAAATTTGGAAACTCTAACGTAATTGCTTCAGATTTAAGGTCTAGAGAAGGATATGAAGGTTCTTTCGAAATAATCGATGCAACAGATATAAATAGAATAGAAGAAGTAGTTGTTCAATATAAGGTTACTCAAATCTATCACCTTGCTGCAATTCTTTCTGCCAAAGGAGAGGAGACACCTTTGAGAACTTGGGATATTAATATGCAAACGTTGTTCAATGTTCTCGAAGTTTCCAGAAAACATAATATTGATAGAGTATTTTTTCCAAGCTCTATTGCTGTTTTTGGTGAAGGAGCTCCTCTAGAAAATACACCAAATAATGCTTATTTGGATCCTGCAACAGTATATGGAATCAGTAAGGCGGCAGGAGAGAATTGGGCACAATACTATTTTTTAAGGTACGGACTTGATGTTAGATCGATTCGTTACCCTGGTGTGATTGGATATCAATCATTACCAGGAGGAGGTACTACGGATTATGCAGTAGATATCTATCATAAAGCAGTTTTAGAACAAGATTTTAATTGTTTTCTAAAAGAAAATGCTACTTTACCAATGATCTTTATGGAAGATGCAATACGAGCAACAATAGAGCTTATGGATGCACCAAAAGAAGATATTCATACACGAACCTCATATAATATTGCAGGAATTAGCTTTTCTCCTGCAGAAGTAGTGACAGAAATTCGTAAATTATATCCGGATTTTAAAGTTAGATATGAACCTGATTTTAGACAAGAAATCGCTGCACGATGGCCTAATTCTATAGATGATTCTGCAGCAGCTAAAGATTGGGGTTGGAAACCAAAATATGATCTTAAATTAATTACGACTACAATGATCCAAAAATTGAAAGAAAAATACAGAAAAGGATCAAAGAATCAGGCAGCTTTAATGCTTTGA
- the kbl gene encoding glycine C-acetyltransferase: MFSNIKDDLQKELDEIVSAGLYKSERIITTPQGASIDTTNTKDVLNFCANNYLGLSSHPDVIDAGKKAIDSHGYGLSSVRFICGTQDIHKELERKTAEFLGMEDCILYAAAFDANGGVFEPILEPEDAIISDALNHASIIDGIRLCKAKRFRYEHNNMVDLEKQLKSAEGSRRKLIVTDGSFSMDGTIAQLDKICDLADQYEAMVMIDECHSTGFLGKTGRGTHEYRNVMGRIDIITGTYGKALGGASGGFTAARKEIVEMLRQRSRPYLFSNTVAPSIVGASIKVLDLLSSSTVLRDKLEENTKYFRSEMTAAGFDIIPGDHPIVPVMLYEAKLAQEFAAKLLEEGIYVIGFFYPVVPKGKARIRVQLSAAHDRNHLEKAVKAFTKVGKELNVI, translated from the coding sequence ATGTTTTCAAATATAAAAGACGATTTGCAAAAAGAACTGGATGAGATTGTATCTGCAGGACTATATAAATCTGAAAGAATAATCACTACCCCACAAGGAGCCAGTATAGACACGACAAACACAAAAGATGTACTAAATTTTTGTGCAAATAATTATTTAGGTCTTTCGTCACACCCAGATGTAATTGACGCAGGTAAGAAAGCCATAGATTCTCATGGATATGGACTATCATCTGTGAGATTCATTTGCGGAACTCAAGATATTCATAAAGAATTAGAGCGTAAGACAGCAGAGTTTTTAGGAATGGAAGACTGTATTTTATATGCAGCCGCTTTTGATGCTAATGGAGGTGTGTTTGAACCTATTCTAGAACCAGAGGATGCTATTATTTCTGATGCACTTAACCATGCTTCTATTATTGATGGTATTAGATTATGTAAAGCAAAACGCTTTAGATATGAGCATAATAATATGGTAGATCTAGAAAAGCAATTGAAATCTGCAGAAGGATCAAGACGTAAGCTTATTGTAACCGATGGTTCTTTTTCTATGGATGGCACAATTGCTCAATTAGATAAGATTTGTGATCTGGCAGATCAATACGAAGCCATGGTTATGATAGACGAATGTCACTCTACAGGTTTTTTAGGAAAAACAGGACGCGGGACGCATGAGTATCGTAATGTAATGGGACGTATCGATATTATTACCGGAACCTATGGTAAAGCATTGGGTGGTGCTTCTGGTGGATTTACTGCAGCAAGAAAGGAAATTGTAGAAATGTTAAGACAACGATCCAGACCTTATTTATTTTCTAATACAGTTGCACCATCAATAGTTGGAGCCTCAATTAAAGTATTAGATCTGTTAAGCTCTTCTACAGTACTACGAGATAAACTAGAAGAAAACACAAAATACTTTAGATCAGAAATGACCGCAGCAGGATTTGATATTATTCCGGGAGATCATCCTATAGTTCCGGTAATGTTGTATGAAGCAAAACTTGCACAAGAATTTGCGGCTAAACTACTCGAAGAAGGAATTTATGTGATAGGATTTTTCTATCCGGTTGTACCTAAAGGGAAAGCAAGAATTAGAGTGCAATTATCAGCTGCTCATGATCGCAATCACTTAGAAAAAGCAGTGAAAGCTTTTACTAAAGTAGGTAAAGAGCTGAATGTGATATAA
- a CDS encoding glycoside hydrolase family 1 protein has translation MNKIKDLKWGVTTAAYQTEGAYDKDEKGLSIWDTFTQKSHKIKDRSNARIATDFYHRFEEDIDLAVDIGLQIFRFSISWSRIFPEGVGVVNPKGIKFYDKVINYCLKVGIEPWVTTYHWDLPQKLQDKGGWTNRDVINWYSGYVTVLRDHFADRVKHWVLINEGIVCVGAGYFLGVHAPGKRGIRNFVSSTHHLLLAQAEGFKILKERTGLQVGTAISCTKIEPYRNTTADHKAAIRIDTLMNRLFIEPHLGLGYPDNDFPVLKRISKYYKKGDIEALKTDFDFWGIQTYAREVVKAAWYIPYLGAIQVKPKKRNVKTSVMGWETYPEGAQYFLERFAKYNPKKALWLSECGMALSKKEDDQIRIEYYQKIIEGMKTVLDKNINLKGILLWTLVDNFEWAEGYIPKFGIISLDRKTMQRQMKKSAFWLKKYLSNIKL, from the coding sequence ATGAACAAAATTAAGGATCTTAAGTGGGGAGTTACGACTGCCGCTTATCAAACCGAAGGAGCTTATGATAAAGATGAAAAAGGTCTTTCTATTTGGGATACATTCACTCAAAAGTCACATAAGATCAAAGATCGTTCTAATGCTAGAATAGCAACAGATTTCTATCATAGATTTGAAGAAGATATTGATCTTGCAGTCGATATTGGGTTACAGATATTTCGCTTTTCCATTTCCTGGTCAAGAATATTTCCAGAAGGTGTAGGAGTAGTTAATCCAAAAGGAATTAAATTTTATGATAAGGTAATTAATTACTGTTTAAAAGTAGGGATTGAACCTTGGGTAACCACTTATCATTGGGATTTGCCACAAAAATTACAAGATAAAGGAGGTTGGACAAACCGAGATGTTATTAATTGGTACTCTGGATATGTGACTGTACTTAGAGATCATTTTGCAGATCGAGTAAAGCATTGGGTGTTAATTAATGAAGGGATAGTATGTGTTGGAGCTGGTTATTTTCTTGGAGTGCACGCTCCTGGTAAAAGAGGGATTCGCAATTTTGTTTCGAGTACACACCATCTTTTATTGGCGCAAGCCGAAGGATTTAAAATTTTGAAGGAAAGAACAGGACTTCAGGTAGGTACAGCAATAAGTTGTACTAAAATCGAGCCCTATAGAAATACGACTGCTGATCATAAAGCAGCTATTAGGATTGATACATTGATGAATCGCCTGTTTATAGAGCCTCATTTGGGGTTGGGATATCCTGACAATGATTTTCCGGTTCTAAAGCGCATTTCTAAATATTATAAAAAAGGAGATATTGAAGCGTTAAAAACTGATTTTGATTTTTGGGGAATTCAAACCTATGCAAGAGAAGTAGTTAAAGCCGCTTGGTATATCCCATACCTTGGAGCCATTCAGGTGAAACCTAAAAAAAGAAATGTGAAAACTTCGGTGATGGGATGGGAAACATATCCAGAAGGAGCGCAGTATTTTTTAGAAAGGTTTGCAAAATACAACCCCAAAAAAGCACTATGGCTTTCTGAATGTGGAATGGCATTATCTAAAAAAGAAGATGACCAGATTAGAATTGAATATTACCAAAAAATAATTGAAGGGATGAAAACAGTATTGGATAAAAATATAAACCTCAAAGGGATTTTACTATGGACATTGGTAGATAATTTTGAATGGGCAGAAGGATATATTCCTAAGTTTGGGATAATAAGTTTGGATAGAAAAACCATGCAACGCCAAATGAAAAAATCTGCATTCTGGTTAAAAAAATACTTGTCAAATATAAAACTCTGA
- a CDS encoding prephenate dehydratase has product MKQKVAIQGIKGSYHHGVAQAYFGEDVAVNECMSFQELVYSLEHNKSTDGVMAIENSIAGSIIPNYAYIDEHDLTIRGEYFLPIHHCLMALEGQEISDVKEVYSHPMALLQCKEFFRGQPHIKLIEDADTADVAKRIHEQQLEGVAAVAGETAANIYQLNVLAKEIQTIKSNSTRFFILNTSQDSSLEKGDINKASLKFLTDHKKGSLATVLNVMSDCGLNLTKIQSLPVISMPWKYSFFVDVTFTDYDDYAKAMSILKIMALELKVLGEYKNQNG; this is encoded by the coding sequence ATGAAACAAAAGGTTGCTATACAAGGGATTAAAGGTTCGTATCATCACGGTGTTGCTCAGGCATATTTTGGAGAAGATGTAGCTGTAAATGAATGTATGTCTTTTCAGGAATTAGTGTATAGTTTAGAACATAATAAGAGTACAGATGGCGTTATGGCAATCGAAAACTCTATTGCAGGCTCTATTATTCCTAACTATGCTTATATAGATGAGCATGACCTTACAATTAGAGGAGAATATTTTTTGCCTATTCATCACTGTTTAATGGCTTTAGAAGGTCAGGAGATTTCGGATGTCAAAGAAGTGTATTCTCATCCAATGGCTTTGCTACAATGTAAAGAGTTTTTTAGAGGGCAACCACATATCAAATTGATTGAGGACGCAGATACAGCCGATGTTGCAAAAAGAATTCATGAACAACAATTAGAAGGGGTTGCTGCGGTAGCAGGAGAAACCGCTGCAAATATTTATCAGTTAAATGTTTTAGCCAAAGAGATTCAAACGATAAAATCAAATAGTACTCGGTTTTTTATTCTAAATACTTCACAAGACTCAAGTTTAGAAAAGGGAGATATTAACAAAGCATCCTTAAAGTTTTTAACAGATCATAAAAAAGGAAGTTTGGCTACAGTACTTAATGTAATGAGTGATTGTGGATTGAATTTAACTAAAATCCAATCATTACCCGTTATTAGTATGCCCTGGAAATATTCTTTTTTTGTAGATGTGACTTTTACTGATTATGATGATTATGCTAAAGCAATGTCGATCTTAAAAATTATGGCATTAGAATTAAAAGTATTGGGTGAATATAAAAATCAAAATGGATGA